The following are encoded together in the Pectobacterium punjabense genome:
- a CDS encoding nitrous oxide-stimulated promoter family protein: MARKPLGKYRQREIRTVGLMIELYEKRHPETNDSTQYKDLFSYAIKRLERCHFGEEKPACKHCPIHCYQPARREAIKAIMRWSGPRMLLRHPILAIRHLIDDYRPVPDYPRPKSVTSENIKKSSK, from the coding sequence ATGGCGAGAAAACCCCTGGGAAAATACCGACAGCGGGAGATTCGTACCGTCGGGTTGATGATCGAACTGTATGAAAAGCGCCACCCAGAAACCAACGACAGCACACAGTATAAAGACCTATTTAGCTACGCCATCAAACGTCTGGAGCGCTGTCATTTTGGTGAAGAGAAGCCCGCGTGTAAGCATTGCCCTATCCACTGCTATCAGCCAGCCAGGCGTGAAGCAATTAAAGCAATTATGCGCTGGTCTGGGCCACGGATGCTGCTACGTCACCCTATTTTGGCAATACGCCACTTAATTGACGATTATCGCCCCGTGCCGGACTATCCACGACCAAAAAGTGTAACATCGGAAAATATTAAAAAATCGTCTAAATAA